The genomic interval aagaataagaataagaataagaataagaataagaataagaataagaataagaataagaataagaataagaatattTCTTCAGAGCCTGAAACATTTGCTGGGATTCAATTTCAGGATGCTCTTTGCGGCAGGAGATTCCCAACAGCCACCAGCGTGTGAAAGGAGTCACACCAGATTTTCCTAGCGCCGACACTTTTATATTTGCTTAGCACGCCAAGAGGCCTTATATAGCATTAGTTTATTCCAAAAATTTGATATTTACagagcaaaaattaaaaatgtgatatTATAATCGCGGCGGTGCGGAGGGCGCGCTTACGACAGTGCCGCTGTTCGCTTTGCGGCGGTGTGGCAGTCCCGTTGTACGACAGTGTGGCTGTTCGCTTTGCGGCGGTGTGGCAGTCCCGTCGTACGACAGTGCTGCTGTTCACTTTGCGGCGGTGTGGCAGTCCCGTTTTACGACGTGCGGCGCGGCGCTTGGCGGCGGCCATGGCGGCCCGGTTCAGCGGGGTGCTGCAGCTGACGGAGCTCGACGATTTCATCGCTCCCTCGCAGGTGGGGCCACACCGGGGGTGACAGGGCCGGGGACCCCCGCGGCCAGGGGCTCCCGAGGCAGCCAGGGGCTCAGGAGACCGCCGGGAGCCGCGGGGTGGGCGCTGAGGGGAGCCGGGGGGTGCCACCCTCAGCCGCTGCCTCACGGCACGGGGACCCCCTCAGACCTTCTCCCGCTGCTGTTGGCGATGGGAAAAGGACTAAAAGTGAGGATTGGGCGCTGTCCCTCCTTGCGCAGGGCTcagggtcactgtggggtcactctggggtcactctggggtcactggggtcactctggggtcactctggggtctggggtcactgtggggtcactctggggtctctggggtcactggggtcactctggggtcactctggggtctggggtcactctggggtcactgtggggtcactctggggtctctggggtcactggggtcactctggggtcactctggggtctggggtcactctggggtcactgtggggtcactctggggtcactctggggtcactggggtcactctggggtcactctggggtctggggtcactctggggtcactctggggtcactctggggtcactggggtcactggggtcactctggggtcactgtggggtcacagcaggctcagccccatcccaggaaaGCGATGTTAAACTGGGGTTCCCCAGGAAAAGCTGGAGGTTTCCGTGGATGGGAGGAAAGCCCACGGCATTCAGGAGGGAATGAGCGGCGAGGATCAGCTCCTGTCAGtgcatttattattatttattattatttattcttatttattattatttattattatttattattatttattattatttattatgatCTTGCACTGCAAAAACGCAAAATAATAATCCTGGATGCTGAGAAACACGGCAGGAAAACCGAGATGAGATGGGTGGAAAGGGAAACAGCAAATCCCGTTAATTCTCCCTGTAGGGCTtgggtttgctttggttttatttattcttcaCGTAAATAAGGAGCTCTGCTTCTGTGTTTCGAGTGAAGGATCCAAATGAGTCGTTCCTGCAAGGCTCTGAGCCCTGCAAAGATGGATTAATTCAGGGGGGAAACCTCAAAGTTCTCAAAGGAGAAGTAGGACAAGGAGTCACGGGGTGCTTGAATAATAAAAAGTGgataaaattcagaaaagccCTTGGGGCTTGTGCTGGGACACCAGAGCTGAGCTCCTGAGAGCTCCTTCTGTCACAAAATCCAACCCTGGCTGGCACTGAGCACCTCCCTGGGCCGGGATCTGCAGGGAAGAGTCGGGATTTGCtcccggattttggggaggaggaggaggaagaggctggccaggctctgctcctgtcAAAGCTCcaaaagcagagctgagctcttcagaaagagcAGGATTCTCCCGTGGGCTTGGGATGATGCTGGAAAAGTGTTCTTCCTGTTCCAGAGGGGTGAGGAGCCTCTGCTTTGACATTTTCCTTACAGTGCTGAAAGAAACTCGGGGCAATTCCAGCCTGGTTTGAGGGGGGAGgatgcagagctgctctttgATCCCTTTATTTGTGTTCAATCCCCTCTTCCTCGCTCAGCTCCTCAattccaggctctgctgctctttcagGAATGCATCAAGCCTGTGAAAGTGGACaaaaagcctggaaaagcagcagccaaGATCAGAATCGAAGCTGATGGAAGCTATTTCCAGGTCAATCAGGTACGTGGGGTCTTCTGTTGAATGTAAAAATCCCAGAGAAATGAatgtattttaagtattttaattatttacatCCATTTAATGCCTCAAAGAGATGTTGTCAGCATTCTTggaattcttttctttctgattgATAATCAATAATTCCAATTTTGTGTCACTTTTATGCTCTGAAACACGGGCATTAATTACTTATTATTAATATAAGAGCAGATAAGCTGAGATTGCATTAAAATTTATCAGAATTTTAACTTATAAATTCATTTCTAAGCAGTTATTTTATAATCAGTATTTCCAATTTATTCCAATTTTTTATACTCTAAAGCAATGCCATTAATTGGTGATGATTTCCATAAGAGAGCAGATAAGAtgaaaagtttatttattttatcaataTTTAAGGATTGGCAATTCCAGGTTAGTTGTGACAATGTCCTTGTGCTCACTCAGAGATTTAATCAAGATCTTTTTAATAAATcttgctggatttttttaaaacaatatttcaaattatttctttaaaagcttaaaaaatttAGAAGCTTCCAAAATTCAGGTTGAGGTTTTCCtgttttcaccaaaaaaaagttGTCATTGCTCTGTTAACCCAGCTGGGAATTCCTCTAGGGATGGAACTTGGAACTTTAggcagattttaatttaaaaaaaggagaatacAGCACTTCCAAAAGAGTCTGgttccttattttaaaaaattaattatgccTCATTTCCTGGTCTATTCCTGGCTTTACTGAGGAGTGATGATTAGAGGAGAATCTCTTGGGAAAATCAAATTATTCAGGGCAGATAGAAGGGAAAATAAtcccttccagtgcctgggaTGAAATCCCTCAGCAAATTCCCCTTCCTGTGCCAAATTATCCATTAAAAGCAGCCAACTTCAGGTGACTTTGTCCTcatcttattaaaaataaagatttcttttaaatgatGAGCCAAGAGCATCAAAAGAGCAACATCTTCATTATGATTTGGAACAAAGTGAGGAAATTGCTGCTCCAATTCTGGGATCAGAACTGAGCCTgctctgggtgttttttttgtagGATGGGGAAGCACAAAAGCTGGAGAAGGCCAAAATCACCCTGAACGATTGCCTGGCCTGCAGTGGCTGCATCACCTCGGCTGAGAGCGTTCTGGTCAGCCAGCAGAGCCACGGGGAGCTCTGCAAGGTGCTGGCCCTCAACAAGGTGGGTCCCACTCAtccctggagaaaaaaagggaaaacccacaggaaaagggaatttcagAGCCCTGAGGGATCCCAGGCTGTTCTTGCCGCACTATTCTggtttattctcatttttttaaagagtttgGAAGGGTTTGGTGTCAATCCCTGCCTCAGAGTGAACGTGAGGAGCTCTGgggtgctgccagctctgcctgtgccacacTTTGGgattgtttggttgtttttttccaggctgctgctgcccacgaGCAGAAACTGGTGGTGGTTTCTGTCTCTCCCCAGTCCAGAGCCTCCCTGGCTGCAAGGTGcaagctggggctgctggagacAGCTCAGAAGCTGACCACGTTCCTCAAGAGTTTAGGCAAGTgtggggctctgctctgctctgctctgctctctggccTGGGGGTTCAGCACAAGCTGAGAGTGGATTCCAAACTGTCCAAAATTCACTCACAGGATGAATTTGGAGTGAGGGAAGGAAAGCTTGGAAAAAAGGAGGGTGAGGCACTTCTTCTGAGGGCAGATGGTAACAGGACAAGGGAAAGGATTTGAATCTCCAGATGGGAgattgggatggaattcctggctgggagggtggggaggccctggcacagattcccagagaagctggggctgctccatccctggaagtgcccgAGGCTGGGTTGGatcaccctgggatagtggaaaatgtccctgcccatggaactgGCTGAGCTTGAAGGTCCTTTCCACCCCAAACAATTCCATCAGTCTATGAAACCTGTGAAGAAccattgaaaataaatttacattttacatttccACCTCTCCTGTCACTTCTCCTCTGACCTGAAAAACCTTCCCTGTCAACTGCAGGGCTCGGTACCTGCCACTGAGTTTGCCTCTGGTTGGAGTGGAAGGTTTTTTGTCACATTTTGCTGTGTCCTGAGGGTTTTAACCCAGCTGCTGTCCTGCCCAGGTGTGCACCACGTGTTTGACACAACTTTCTCCAGGAACTTCAGCCTCCTGGAGAGCCAGAGGGAGTTCGTGAGACGCTTCCACAGACAAGCAGATGACAAAAAGGCTCTGCCCATGCTGGCCTCTGCCTGCCCAGGTATGGCTTCAGTTCCAGCTGCAATCAAAagtccagcagctgctcagaaaGGTGCAAATGGATGTTTTTTGGGATTATTCTCCTGACAGCACAGATCTTGGTGTTAAAGCAGTGGTGAGACATCTTCCAGTGAATCTGGCCTTACACTTGGCTTTTGAGGCTGAAAATGGTTATTGATGGGCACTAAACCTGGGCTGTGGGGAGAATGAGCAGAGTGGAGGTCTTCTTCTTATTCTTTAATTTCAGTTGTTAATTATGTTCCTTCCAGGTTGGATCTGCTACGCAGAGAAAACCCACGGCAGCTTCATCATTCCCCACATCAGCACCACCAAATCCCCCCAGCAGGTCATGGGCTCCTTGGTCAAGGGCTActttgcagagcagcaggtAAAGCTCTAAAAATGCTCTTCTTACTGcaaaattcctcaaattcaACATTTAGGCcgatttttaattttttttttgctgtgttacACACATTCAAGGGTCAATATTGCCTTGCAGAAGGCAGCAAATCTTCCTCACTTCTGTCTGAGCTAATGAATAGTAATTAGGGTAGAACACTAATCACAGGCTAATTAAATTGAAGCCTCTGAATTATTTGGGAAAGCTGAGGAACATCATTTTCAGTGCCCTTGTGCTCCTGTTGTGCAGGGCTGGTGAATAATTTCAAGTTAAGTGACCCAAGCCAAGGCTGCAGTCGGTGCTTACGTGCAGATCGTGGCTTCTCTAGAAATGATCCCTCATTCCCATCCTGATGTTCTGCTTCTGTCCTTAGCCTGTAACCTCTGGAATCTTTccaggtgggagctgcagtCCAAACAAACAGCCTGCATTGGGCCAGGAAggggctgcagcacccagtGGATTTCTTGTGGGGTTTATGGAGGAGCAGCACTTGGACACTTGCAGCTGCAGATTTGGGACAAAATTTGGCAACTTGTGGGAATTATTTGGCACAAGAGACTGAAACAGTGGCCCAGGGTCAGTGACCTGTTTGCTCAGCCTGTGTTTATTGCTTGGATGATCCCGAGGTTTTTGTGGGACTCCAGATCATGTCCTGAGGGGCTGAGCtttgggagcagggaggaagtTTATTCCCTAAAGGCTTAATTAGGGATTGGCTCCCCTGCCTGACCTTGGATCATTGCACCAGAGTGAGGGAAACTTCCAGGAGCTGAAGGGAACCTCAGGAAAGATGGAAAGAGATGATTCCcaagggcctggagtgccaggacacagggaatggctgcccactgccagagggcagggttagatattgggaaggagTTCCTGAATGGGAGGGTGTGGaattgggatggaattcccagagaagctgctcctgggtccctggaagtgtccaaggacaggctggacaggcttggagcaccctggggcagtggaaggtgttggggttggaactggatgagctttaaggtccctcccaacccaaaccattccaggattccacaAAACCTGTGAAGGAGCACGACTGCAGACCCTGACTGAAATTGCCTTCTAGGAGAGAAATCATTTCATTTATGCAGAAATATCTAAACACACAAATATTCACTAAGAGTGGGGATGATGGCATTATTTTCCCCACTCTCCTTTGCTCCTGGCATGCCCTCCCTGAGGACAGGGGGATTTTGGCTGCCCCAGCCTTGTCTCTCTTGCAGCACCTGCCCCCTGACAGGATCTACCACGTCACAGTCATGCCCTGCTATGACAAAAAGCTGGAGGCCTCCAGGCCAGACTTTTTCAACCAGGAATACCAGACCAGGGATGTGGATTGTGTCATCACCACAGGTAAGCAGAGCCACAGGAGATTCCCAATTCCAGCTCATTCTGGGAGCCTTACAGCGTCCCCTGGCTTTGGATATTCATctatatttacatttaatagTGCAAATCATGCCCTGGTAAAATGCAGCTACGGTTTTAGGCACTGCCCTGGGGGGGGGTTGTTTTTCTGTATCCCAAAAATAAGAACTCTTCATGCTTGGTTCTGCTCTAGGAGAAGTGCTGAAGCTGCTGGAGCAAGAAGGAGTGTCCCTGTCAGATGTAGATCCCTCTCCCCTGGACACCATGTAAGAACAAAATCCCATTTCAGTCATGTTCCCTTTCCTCCAGGATTTAAGGAGTTCAGAATTTCCCTTTCCCCCAGGATTTAAGGAGTTCAGAATTCCCCTTTCCCTCAGGATTTAGGGAGTTCAGAATTTCCCTTTCCTCCAGGATTTAGGGAGTTCAgaattccccttttcctgctgtttcacACAGATGTTTTTGCCCTTGGTTTGGTTTCTTGTGTCACTTGAACCAGAACAATGGGgagttaaaatatttaatgtacaGAATATCACTCCAGCTCCTTTCATCCCACAAAAAGCTGCT from Poecile atricapillus isolate bPoeAtr1 chromosome 14, bPoeAtr1.hap1, whole genome shotgun sequence carries:
- the CIAO3 gene encoding cytosolic iron-sulfur assembly component 3 isoform X1; its protein translation is MAARFSGVLQLTELDDFIAPSQECIKPVKVDKKPGKAAAKIRIEADGSYFQVNQDGEAQKLEKAKITLNDCLACSGCITSAESVLVSQQSHGELCKVLALNKAAAAHEQKLVVVSVSPQSRASLAARCKLGLLETAQKLTTFLKSLGVHHVFDTTFSRNFSLLESQREFVRRFHRQADDKKALPMLASACPGWICYAEKTHGSFIIPHISTTKSPQQVMGSLVKGYFAEQQHLPPDRIYHVTVMPCYDKKLEASRPDFFNQEYQTRDVDCVITTGEVLKLLEQEGVSLSDVDPSPLDTMLGRAAEELSSHRGGGSGGYLEHIFRHAAQELFGIHVGSIHYKPLKNKDFQEVTLERDGEVLLQFALAYGFRNIQNLVQKLKRGKCPYHYVEVMACPSGCLNGGGQIKLEGESSKEELQQVERLYESLRAENPEENQAVGELYQHWLGGWGSEKVLEVLHTQYHAVERANSALNIKW
- the CIAO3 gene encoding cytosolic iron-sulfur assembly component 3 isoform X2 is translated as MMLEKCSSCSRGECIKPVKVDKKPGKAAAKIRIEADGSYFQVNQDGEAQKLEKAKITLNDCLACSGCITSAESVLVSQQSHGELCKVLALNKAAAAHEQKLVVVSVSPQSRASLAARCKLGLLETAQKLTTFLKSLGVHHVFDTTFSRNFSLLESQREFVRRFHRQADDKKALPMLASACPGWICYAEKTHGSFIIPHISTTKSPQQVMGSLVKGYFAEQQHLPPDRIYHVTVMPCYDKKLEASRPDFFNQEYQTRDVDCVITTGEVLKLLEQEGVSLSDVDPSPLDTMLGRAAEELSSHRGGGSGGYLEHIFRHAAQELFGIHVGSIHYKPLKNKDFQEVTLERDGEVLLQFALAYGFRNIQNLVQKLKRGKCPYHYVEVMACPSGCLNGGGQIKLEGESSKEELQQVERLYESLRAENPEENQAVGELYQHWLGGWGSEKVLEVLHTQYHAVERANSALNIKW
- the CIAO3 gene encoding cytosolic iron-sulfur assembly component 3 isoform X3 produces the protein MAARFSGVLQLTELDDFIAPSQECIKPVKVDKKPGKAAAKIRIEADGSYFQVNQDGEAQKLEKAKITLNDCLACSGCITSAESVLVSQQSHGELCKVLALNKAAAAHEQKLVVVSVSPQSRASLAARCKLGLLETAQKLTTFLKSLGVHHVFDTTFSRNFSLLESQREFVRRFHRQADDKKALPMLASACPGWICYAEKTHGSFIIPHISTTKSPQQVMGSLVKGYFAEQQHLPPDRIYHVTVMPCYDKKLEASRPDFFNQEYQTRDVDCVITTGEVLKLLEQEGVSLSDVDPSPLDTMNKDFQEVTLERDGEVLLQFALAYGFRNIQNLVQKLKRGKCPYHYVEVMACPSGCLNGGGQIKLEGESSKEELQQVERLYESLRAENPEENQAVGELYQHWLGGWGSEKVLEVLHTQYHAVERANSALNIKW